In Leptolyngbya sp. NIES-2104, the genomic window CCGACAAGTCGAACCTTTCCAGACAGGACGATCAACTGAACGCCTGCTTCGTCACTCGACCACAGCACCTCGCCCAACTTAAAGCGTCGGACTTCGGCTTTCGTTTTGAACTGCACCTGTTGTTCAGGATTCAAGAAACACAGAGGGGGCGATTCCCAGGGTAAGCTGGCAGCGAGATCGTTCGTTAGCATGAGGGCGGTATTAAAATTAGGGGGCTGAAATCAAGAGTTCTTCAGTTTAGTCGTTGACTTGCAGTTTCACCGTCATTTTCTGAATTTTTTCGGCAATCCAACGATCGAATAATTCCGTCGTTAGCATCTGCTTCAATTGAGAATTGTCTAAAGTTGCAGGTAGAACTTCTTCCACCCGGAAAAGCGCCCATCGATCCTCTAATTCAATCGGTCCGACAACATCGCCCGGATTAGCAGAATCGATCACCGCTCTGACCGTATCCGGCATTGTACCGCGACTGACCGGACCCATCATGCCATTTGCAATACGATCGTCGGCGATCGAATGCTCTTTCGCTAACGCCTCAAAACTTTCCCCTTCACTGATTTGCAGCTTTAATTCGTCTGCGACCTCTTTACTTTCGACAATAATGCGAGATAGCACGACGCGATCGAGAAACACTTTTCGCTCAATGAAGTACTCTTGCAATCTCGGTTCAGTCGCAACAATCTTTAGCTTTTCGTTCTTAAAGTTCGTTGCAATCTGCTGATGAAATGTGGTGTAATCGAGTCCGTTACGATTCAGCCATTCTTGAAATACCTTCGGATCGGTCAATTGTTGCTGAAGCCGAAAATCGACGACCGCTTGTTCAATCACTGCCGGATTGATATCCAAATCTTCGCGGGTTTTAATTTCGGTTTCGAGTACGTGCTGCCGCAAAATATCACCAATAAAGCCTTGCAGCTTGCCAGAAGTCTGTAAATAACGAAGACAATCCCGGAGACTGAGAGATGTATCGTCGATCGTCAAAAAAGCGTTTGTGTCCATGAAGGTAATCTGCTGCGATGTCCAAAATGATGTTAACGTGCCTGAATCTTCTGCGATCTTGCCACGAGTCCGAGCGATCAGCGCGTAATTTCACGCTGATCCAATGCGATTAAACTAGAATCTTTCATCCTCAGAGTCCGCAATTTCAACGAATTCCCACGGAACCTTCTCTAAATCTTCAAGAACGATACGGAGAACCGAACCCAGTTTAATTATTTCTCCGCACAGTAAAATATATTCGGCTCAGGAAACTTTACGGAATTCTTCATCGATTATAGAATCTTTAAAAGATCTAAACTCCGACCGGGAAACCGGGATTTGTGGCATGATCGATAAGTCATGCGATCGACAGAAATAAAGAGGAAACTACGCGATATGGCTCTTCGACTTGGTGATACCGTTCCCAACTTTACGCAGGATTCGTCTGAGGGAACGATCGATTTTTATGATTGGGCAGGCGATAGCTGGGTAGTGCTGTTCTCGCACCCCGCAGACTATACTCCTGTTTGTACGACCGAATTAGGTCAAGTGGCAAAGATCAAGCCCGAATTTGACAAGCGCAATGTGAAAGTAATCGCGCTAAGTGTGGATAACGCTGAATCTCACAAGGGCTGGATTAGCGACATCAACGAAACCCAAAGTACCACCGTCAACTATCCGATCTTGGCGGATGGCGACAAGAAGGTTTCGGAACTGTACGACATGATTCACCCGAATTCCAGCACAGGCAATACGCTGACTGTTCGATCGGTGTTCATCATCGACAACAATAAGAAACTGCGCCTGACCTTTACTTATCCTGCCAGCACCGGACGGAATTTTGATGAGTTGTTGCGGGTGATTGATTCGCTGCAATTGACGGACAACTACAGCGTTGCGACTCCGGCAAATTGGCAAGATGGCGGCGACTGTGTGGTTGTGCCTTCGATTCCGACCGAGCAAGCGCGTGAGAAATTCCCGAAAGGATTGACGGAAGTGAAGCCTTATCTCCGGATGACTCCGCAGCCGAACAAGTAAGGTTTCAATTGCTGTGATTTCATTGACTGGGTGAGGATTCTCGCCCAGTTTTTTTAGGTGAAGTCAATGATTCTTTTCGCTTCGTTGCTAATCCGCCCCGGAATAAAATTCGGGGCGGATTAGCAACGAAGCGAAAGAACTCAGCAAACTCACATTTTTTTACCCCTGTACCCGCCCCGGACTTTGCTGCAATTTCCACAGCGTTTGATCGATCAGCCGCCAGTGATCTAATCCACCGCCCACCAACAGCCGAAACATCCAAAGCCCCTCACCCCCTTCAACCTTGATACGCGGTAGATAAAACCGATTCAGCGGTGATTCTCGTTCTGCGATCGCGCCATGCTGCGAGGTAAACGCAAATTGATACTGACTTTCCTGTAAAACCGTCGCAGTTGTTGCATTAAAATCAGCCATCGTTCCAAACGGGTAGGCAAACGCTGTTACCGGAATTCTGAGTTTCTCTTCTAGCATTCGTCGCGATCGCGTCACTTCCAACCGCATTTCCTCAAGACTAATTTTGCCTAGAGATCGATGTGTCCATCCGTGTGAAGCTACCGTCAGATGAGATGCTAACGTTTTAACCTCATTCCAAGTTAAATGCGGCTCTGGATCTTCGTGATGATCGATCGCGCTCACGGTGACAAAGACGACCGCAGGAATTTTGTACTTCTTCAAAATCGGTAGAGCGAGGTCATGAACGCTTTGATAGCCATCATCGATCGTCACTAGCACCGATCCCGCAGGCAGATCAATTTCACCTCTTAAAAATCGCTCGACTTGTTCCATTGAAACCGCTCGTTTGTGACGGGCAAGCCAAGCCATTTGCGCCTCAAAATCTTCCGGCGTGACACAAAACGGATCACGCGGCTGATCTCCAAAGCGGTGATACGTCAACACTCGAATCTGCGATCGTCTCGCGTTTCCGAATGGATTGAGCACCAAACTCGACAAAATCATCAGCCGCCGTGCCAACTTCTTGAGGTGCCAGCGCATCGGACTAATTGATGTAGAATTCATGGGTTTCTTCTGCGGTTAAACTTAGACTGCACGACACGATCGGATTTCCAATACATCAAGGCATAAAACAGGAAAGTGAAATTTCCGATCAAATAACGCTGCCATTTTTTCGGCTGTTGGCACAAAAGTTGCAGCCATTCAAATCCAAAATATCGCACCCATCGCGGTGCCCGTTTTAAGTTACCACCCCAGTGATCGAACAAGCCACCGACTCCGATCGCTAACGGCACTTCCGCAGGCTGATACTGATCGATCCAGCTTTCCTGAATCGGATTGCCCATTCCGACGAGGAGCACATGGGGACGCGCCGCTTTGATTTGCGCGATCGCTCGTTCTCTGAGTTCTGGACTGGTCAAATATCCGTGATGATATCCCGCAAGTTCCCACCCTGGAAAGTGTTGCCCAGCAAATCGCGCCGCTTGCTCGATCGTGTCTGGATCGGCACCTAGCAGAAAATAACGGTAGCCTTGATTTGCAGTCGCTTGAAAGAAGTCTGGAATCAAGTCGGTTCCGACCAGGTTACTTTTCATCTTGACTCCCCGCATTGATGCAGCGATTCGGACTCCAGAACCATCCCCAAAGCAGTAAGTTGCACGATTGAGGACAGCGTGATAGTTTGAGTCTGCGATCGCAAGATTCAGCGTGTGAGCGTTGGGAAGAAAGATTTGGGCAGGAGTCGATTGCTGGACGAGTTCTTCCATGATGTCGATCGCATCTGAGCGGGAAGCATTGGCGATCTGAATACCAAAAATAGAGACAGGTGAAATCGATCGTTTACGGGGACGCGATCGGGTTGAGTTGAATGGTTGTGGGATCATCTAAAGCGAAGGATGAAAAGCTCAATTAGCGGTTTTTTCGATGTCTAGATTTGGGAAACCGACGTGTCTCCCTCAGATGAGCCACCCTGTATCAATTACATCAGCTTCAATTAGTGTAAAAGGATACTGTTATAGTGATCGATATCATTCAGCATGTTTACGTAGATATCATGATCACTACTGAGTTTGTAAAATACACGTAAACTATACGAGTACGTTAGATTGAGAAACGGAACATTTACCAGAGGCGTTTTGCGTACTCTTACGGCGGATGGGCAAATCTGCCACTGGCTTGCTCAGGTTAGAGAACTCGTTCTCGATTCAGACAGCAAAATCTCAATCGAACCAACTGGGATTTGTGACTCGATCGACATTCTCAATCTTTGAAAAGCGTGTCTTATACGGCTGTGAGATTCGCAATGGCGCGATTGACCCAATCCGACAGTGCCGCTTGCTCCTCGGTTGAAATTCCCGTCATCATCACTTCAGCCAGCGACAAAGCGACCGGAGGGAGCGTTGTTTTCATTCGTTCGCCTTCTTCAGTCAGCCAAATGCGCCAAATGCGTCGATCGTGCGTATCCCGCTCACGCCGAATCAAGCCGCGCTCACACATGCGATCGAGCACTCCGGTCAGCGTTCCGCCCACTTGCTGAAGCTTTTCACCGATTCCAGAAGTTGCCTGTCCGTCCTCTTGCCAGAGACAGCACAACACCACCCAGTGAAACGGTGTCAATTCAAAGGGATCAAGTCGTTCTTGAAATCGACGGGTTCCTAGTTGAGCAATGATTTTAATCCGATAGCCCAAATTGTGTGGAGCAAGAAGCGCTTGCCAACCGTCAGGAGAATGTACCGGATCTGTATTCGCAAAGTTTGCAATGATGCGATCGACTACATCCGAAAACTGTTCGCGCTCTGAATAGGGAATACCAGAGAGGGCTGCTTCGCGAACTTCGACCGCGATCGGTGGCAAAATGTCTTCAAGCTGCCGCCCAGAATCGGTGAGCCAAATGCGCCAAATGCGTCGATCTTGGGTATCGCGTTCTCGTCGAATCAAGCCGCGATCGCACATTCGGTCTAATACTCCGGTTAACGTGCCGCCAACTTGTTGAAGTCGATCGCCGATACTCGAAGTCGCTTGTCCGTCTTCTTGCCAGAGACAGCATAAGACGACCCAGTGAAACGGCGTAAGTTTATGCGGTTCGAGACGTTCTTGAAATCTGCGTCCTAACAGTTGGGAAAGGAGTTTGATGCGATATCCGATACCATGAGGGGCAAGTAACCGCTTCAGATGTGCGGGAATTTGTTCAGTTTGGGAAGAGAGCATCTACGTTACAAAAAGAGCGTTTAACAAAATTCGATCAAGAAGCTCAGAACGGGTAAAACAGCAGAAAAAACTGAGTAAAGAAATTTTAGCTTAAAGTAATTTTTCTAAAATGGAATTTTGCAGATGTTCACTAATATCCGTATCGTAAGTGATGATTGCTGCACTAAATTGCACTTTTTGGCGATCTTAATCTAATTTCACAGCAAAAATCTTGGCGGCGTTAACCAGAATAATTGACTGTTCGCAACAATAATTCCAGTGTCCGGCACTTCTAAGCCGATCGCACCTGCTTTTTTAAGAATCAGTCGATCTCGAACTTCTCCCCAAATCAGCGTTTCTGCCCAGCTACTTAAATCCGGTTCATGTCCGACCAATGCTAGCGATTTCTCTGGAGTGCGCCAAGACTCGAACCAAGCTAACCATGTCTGAATATCCCCGCCTGGTGCAAGATAGCCTTCAACTTCTAACGCATCACTCAGGTGAGCCGCTTTCAAAATTTCAGCCGTTTGTTTTGCTCGTGTCAATGGACTCGTCAGGATCAGATCGAATTTTAAGCCCAACGCTTGTAGTCGTTTTGCGATTTGTTCGGTTTTGCGCTTTCCTTCTGAAGTTAAAGGTCGCTCATCGTCATTGCCATAGTCCCCATGCTGTCCTGCCAGTCCATGTCGGATGATGTAGAGTTTCATAGCGATCGAGTGAAATAGAGGGATTACTATCGTAAGCGATCGTGTGATTGAGTCATCTTTAAATGTCTTCGTACCACTTCTAGAATCATCGGTTGCAGTGTGTATAAAACGTCATGCCCCTCGATCACTTTCTCGATCAGCGATCGTCGTCCTAAGCGATCGAGTCCTTCGATCAAACTTCCTTGTCCTTGTAATTCATCTTGTAATTCTCGCTGTGATAGCGGTTCTGATTGTGCGAGTAATCGTAAGATCGTTCGCTCGAATTCTGTGAGCGTCTGAATTTGTTGAATCAATGCTTGCTGCATCAGTTCTGAAACGTAGATGTCGGAATGTTCCAGAAACTTGTGAACTTGACCTTGAAACAGATCCCGCACGATCGGACAAACTAACTTGAGCGCGAGTGGATTGCCGCTATAGCGATCGACTAATTTTTGTCCAATCTCCGGTTCAAATCTCAATCGTCCATCTTCTATGATCTTGCAGCCTGATTCTGAATCCAGACCGATTAGAACTTGTGAAACGGCTTGTTCGCGCATCAATGCTGTAAAGTCTGGTGGACGTTCACGAGTGGTGACAAGAATGCAGCTTTGATGATGAGTTTGTCCTAGGTCTTGTAGAGTGCGAATCAAATGTTGATAATTCACTCGATCGCCTTGATCTGGATTCACTTCATCGAGAACAATTAACAGTTTAGAATTCGCTAAATCTTGCCGCAAAATTTGAGTTAACCGCGTCAGATCCTGTGGAAACGATCGAGGAGTTTCAGACAAAGTATGCAGCAGATTTAGTAACAATTGTTCGATCGGTAAACGGTGATCAAATTGCACCCAAATTCGTCGATCGAATAAAGGTTGTACTTGCTCAACGAGCTTAACCGCGATCGAAGTTTTTCCAATTCCAACGGCTCCATACAAAATCACAAATTGATACTTGAGCAATAACGCTGTGAGATGCTTTAGTTCGTCGCTGCGACCATAGAAGTTTTGAAGCAATGGCATCAAGCTCAAATCATCGCGAGAGGCTTTTGGATCGGGAACTTCTGCGATCGTTTTCCAATCGAGTTCAAGCACTTCACAGTAAACCTGAAACGTACGGCGATGAATGCGACGACTGGCATAAACAAATCGCTTCCAGGTCGTTTCAGAAACGCCTTTTGCATAATCGCCGCGTGAACTTCCGAGCCGTTGACTTGCAGCCATCAGTGCCCGTTCATCGGTCATATTCCAGTTTCGGGCTTCAATGACCTGTCTAATTTGTTGTTTTCCTGTTTCCGAAGCTCGTAATCCGACCATGATGATTCGCACCAATTTGGGTCTATTTTACACTGACCCAAAAGTGACCCGATTGCAGAAACCCGCCAACCATCGGGGCTTGAACAATTTGCAAAAGTGACCCAAATTCCGATCTAGTAAGACCCGAAATGAATTGATTACGATGCTGCTCAACAAGGCTGCTACTGGACAACAGAAATGAGCGCATCAAACTACTGGACTCTATTCCGTTTAAGTGCTTCTGGTCGAGCAATTCCAAAACTGATGCTATCGGCAAAATCGTTTTTCCAAAAACAATTTGCTAACCATCAAGATACTCGATCGATTCAATCTCAACTGCTTGCTTTGAGTCAAAGTTCGGATCAAACTGTGGCTGATCTCGCTTTACTCTGTCTGCGGTGCTATGTTTCTTATCAAATTGTTTCGAGTTGTCTGCGATTAGTCGATCGATTTGGCGATCGTCATTCGTTCAAGCTATCTGATATTCTCCCGCTAGTTCTCCACGATCAAGGACAAGCCAAACTCCGCGAAAAAACGCTACCGTTTGAAATTCTGCGATCGTTCCAGCCCGAAAAAGGCAGTTTATCGACTTGGACTGCTCGATTTGTTCAACAATATCCGGCTCTGACTCGGTTTTTGGCTGAACAAGGATTGCTTCTCATCAGTAATTGGGCGCTATTGAATGACACAACAGAGAAGCAACTTTGCCGAATGCTGAGCGAAATTTATCTTTTATCGCCGCGAGAAATCGATCGCTCGATCTCACTTTTGAAGGCTTATCACGCGGTCTATCGCGACGATCCAACGCGGTCGGGTCGCTGCATTCCACCCTCGATCGCGCAATTAAGAGCGATCGCTCAATCTTTGGGTTCCTCTGATTCGCTTGATGGCTTAATGTCGCGCCTGAATCGACTCGGAAACTACGTTCGACAGTATCGGGTGTGGTGCCGCCGAGGATCAGTGCTGACTTGTCCGCTCGATTCTGTCGTGATTCCGCAAATGGCGATCGAGAAACAAGTCTGCCCGTTAGAAACTCGCTTCTTACGCCGTTATCGTCAAGCGCTAGTGACCGAGTTAGATGCAGTAATCTTGGATATTTTGACCACTCGAATTCAGAAGATGCACGAAGTCGCGGCTGAACACTTTTTGTTGTCGCTGTATGGCTTGTACTGTGAGCAGAAAACGATGAGACAGATTGCACTTGAACTGGGTTTACCGGGACAGTATCGAGTCGTGCGACTACTGCAATTGTCGAAACTACGATCGACGATTCAAGCCCAATTAATCGATCGATTGAAGCTACGGCTTGCACCTTTCTTGCCGACGACTGGAATTGATCTCGATCGAGTGTTGCAAGAAGAACTTGAACCCTTATTCAAGCTAGATTCACAGTACTTACAGACTCCAGTATCGTTTCGATCTTCAGAGTCACGCAGTGTGTTCACGTTGAGAATGGAGCATTGTTTGGAAAAACTAGTTACTGGGAGAAGAAACCCGCTAGTAACAATGGTACAAGCAGGATAGCGATCGCGACCACTAACAAAGTTCCAGCATCGACATCAATCACGTTTTTGGGTTTATTGTTCATAATTTGAGGTAGTGTGCTGGTCTTATCCTATGCCCCCGAAACTGATCATTCAACTCGGTCGCTTCATCTGGACAACCCTGTGGCGGATTATGATGTCTAAACTGGCTCCGCGTGATGCGTCTGGTGCCTATATTCGCCCAGAAAGTCAGTTTCGCGATCGCATTGGTTCACAGACTTATCCAGCAGCTTCAGGACGCTATAAGTTGTTTGTGGGAATGAGTTGCCCCTGGGCGCATCGAACATTAGTAACACGAGCACTAAAAGGATTGGAGAACACGATCGAGAAGTCGATCGTGTCTCCCTCTCCCGAAAATGGCGGTTGGATTCTCGACCAGCCTGAATTTGGCTGTACAACGTTGGCAGAACTCTATCGATTAGCGAAACCGGAGTACAAAGAACGATCGACTGTTCCGGTGTTGTGGGACTGCGAGACAAATACGATCGTTAATAATGAAAGCTCTGAAATCATTGTAATGCTTAATCGTGAATTTAACGAATTCGCAGCACATCCAGAACTTGATTTATACCCAGATTTATTACGAGATGAAATCGATCGTTGGAACCTGAAAACCTATAACTCAGTGAACAATGGCGTGTATCGTTGCGGATTTGCTCAAACACAAGCCGCTTACGAATCAGCCTGCAATGAATTATTTTCGATGTTAGATACGATCGACAAAACGCTAGAAAACAATCGTTATCTCTGCGGTGATACGCTAACACTCGCTGATATCAGACTGTTCACAACGCTATTTCGCTTTGATGCTGCGTACTATGGCATTTTCAAATGTAGTCGTCGCCGCATTCAAGATTATGAAAACTTAGGCGCTTATGTGCGGGATATTTATCAGCTTCCGGGTGTAGCAGACACTTGTGATTTACAAGCAGTCAAACGAGACTACTACGGTAATTTATTTCCACTAAATCCAGGGGGAATTATCCCGATCGATAGCGACTCCCAGAACTTACTCGCACCCCACAATCGAGATAAAATTTACGCCTGACGACCACTCTCACCATTCATTACTGCTGAAGCGATTAAGTGAGCCAGCCTCAACGCTTCGGGAACATGACCGCGATCGGTTAATCGTGCCAACACTCGTGCAGTCGTTTCCGGTGTCGCTCCCTGCACTTGAAATACAAATGGCGGCGATTGATAAATTTCTCCAGCTTTAGCGATCAGCGCTAATCGGCGTTCGGGTTCGGGCAATCGTCTGAGTGCAAATTCGACTTTTTCTAAATTTGGATAGCGTCGCATCACACTCACACAAGGACGCTCGATCGCATCAGACAATGCAGGCAAATCGACCACATTAAAGCCACCGAGCGAAATGCCATCGAGTAAAACAATGTGAGCTTGAGGAAGAAATTTACTGTTTAAGAGCATGTTCGCGATCGTTTCGGTCGCATCCCAGCCATCGGGTTCGATCTGCCCCCACAACATCCCTTCAAATCGAGTCCCCGCACAGACAATTCCAGCGATCGACACGGGTTTTCCTGCTTTGCGAATGAACGGAGCATCATCAAACCCGATCGCCCGGATCAATCGATGCTGTTCTAATAATGCTTCTAGCTCCATTGCGCTCTATTTCAGCCCACTTCGCCTTTATACCTAACATCTCTACCCAATGGTTGCGCGATCGACCCCTCCCCAATGGAAATTTCGCCAATTCGCAAACAAAACGCCCCCAATCGCACATTCACGATCGAGGGCGTTCTTCGTTTTCAATCTAATTCAACGCCAGCCACTTCTGACCATTCAACCGCTGAACGGCTCCAAACACCAGCAAATCCAATGACACTTTTCGTTCATCAATCAGAAAAGATTCCATTGTGCTCAAACGATCGCCCTCTGCACACGCAAACCCTTTTAAACCATTGATGTTTTCATCAAAGAAATAGATATTGAACTCGCGCAATTGTTTATAGCTCGGTTGCCATTTTCCAATCACTTGCCAGCATTCCGGCGCTTGGTCGTATCCCTTGATCGGAATCTTGCGCTTCTCGAAATGCAGCTCTAGCGATCGCGTTCCCAATTTCTCTAATCCTTGCTTCAGAGCAGGCAGATAATCTTGCTGAATAAAATCACCAAACGGCTTATCCTCAACGCCCGGAGCCTTTGCTTTCTTTTCCTTGGCAGGTTTTAGCGCTTCATCGGTTGGCGTATCTTTCCCAGGTTTACCAGCTTTGGGCTTCGCTGCGTTAGGATTATCTCCATCGTTTACGGCAGTGGGATCAGGCGCATTTGCGGTTGGGATCGTTGTGGCAGTAGGTTCGGATTCACTGCTGATATTTTCCTTAATCACATCGGGCACAGTATCCGTGACCGTGGGTGGGAGTTCCGATTCGCCTTGAGGCTTGGTTTCTTCCGTTGCCATAACACCAGTTTGTTTGCGAGTACTCGCTTCTAATCATAACGAAGAGCGAGTCTCAGGTATCGAGATTTGGAAGTAGAGATGAATCGATTTTCTTTGAAGGTATGGATTGATGGAAGCGGCTATCCGATCGTATGTCTCCACGGGCATCCCGGATCAGGTCGCAGTATGGGCGTTTTTACACAGCATTTATCAAAACGATTTCAAACAGTTGCGCCAGATCTCAGAGGCTATGGTCAATCAAAAACTCGCGAAAATTTCGTCATGCTGGATCACTTGGATGATCTTCAAGGCGTATTGGATAGCTACGGCATCGATCGCGCTTTGATCCTCGGCTGGTCACTCGGTGGAATTGTCGCGCTAGAACTTGCCGCTAGATTTCCTGAAAAAGTCAGCGGTTTAATTCTCATTGGCACGTCTGCGCGTCCGTGGGGTGATCATCCGAAAATTAGCGTTCAGGACAATCTCTACACTGGGATCGCAGCACTGTTAAACATCATCAAACCGGGCTGGAAGTGGAACATTGAGACATTTGGCAAGCGATCGCTTTTCCGCCATCTCATCCAACAACACACGCCAGAAACCTACCGCTACATTGCCAGCGATGCTGTTTATGCCTTTCTCAACACTTCACCCGCAGCCAATCGAGCACTAACGGCGGCACTGAGACAAGGCGCTTATCGAGTTCAAGATTTAGAAAAAATTACTTGTCCAGTCTTGATGTTAGCAGGAGAGCACGATCGACATATCAATGCCTCATCTAGCGTCCACACAGCCGAACAGCTAACGAACTGTGAATGTAAGGTCTATCCGAAGACAGCGCACTTACTGCCGTGGGAAATTCCAAACCAGATGTTAGCGGATGTAGATGAATGGCTCGATCGACATCCTGAAGCTTGGCACTAAATGATCCCCTTCTTTGTAAAAGAACTCCGACCTTTGAGAAAAAATCGGAGTTCTAGAACAAGCTTGAATCTTAGTATTGACCGCTTAGCACACCGTTCATCGGCTTAAACCCCACGTCCGCCTTCTCATCGTAGATGGTCAAATCCGACGGCTTGCACCGCTTAATATTAACCTTAATGCTCGTCGCACCTTCCCGTTCAAGGTCTTCAACATAGCCACCTTGATGAGATTTTGCTTCTTTCTCGCTGAGAAACGGACCGAAATAGTAGACGCATCGGGGGTTCTCTGTGGTCACTTCAGCCCACCAAGCAAAACCG contains:
- a CDS encoding DUF2996 domain-containing protein; the protein is MATEETKPQGESELPPTVTDTVPDVIKENISSESEPTATTIPTANAPDPTAVNDGDNPNAAKPKAGKPGKDTPTDEALKPAKEKKAKAPGVEDKPFGDFIQQDYLPALKQGLEKLGTRSLELHFEKRKIPIKGYDQAPECWQVIGKWQPSYKQLREFNIYFFDENINGLKGFACAEGDRLSTMESFLIDERKVSLDLLVFGAVQRLNGQKWLALN
- a CDS encoding WecB/TagA/CpsF family glycosyltransferase encodes the protein MIPQPFNSTRSRPRKRSISPVSIFGIQIANASRSDAIDIMEELVQQSTPAQIFLPNAHTLNLAIADSNYHAVLNRATYCFGDGSGVRIAASMRGVKMKSNLVGTDLIPDFFQATANQGYRYFLLGADPDTIEQAARFAGQHFPGWELAGYHHGYLTSPELRERAIAQIKAARPHVLLVGMGNPIQESWIDQYQPAEVPLAIGVGGLFDHWGGNLKRAPRWVRYFGFEWLQLLCQQPKKWQRYLIGNFTFLFYALMYWKSDRVVQSKFNRRRNP
- a CDS encoding peroxiredoxin gives rise to the protein MALRLGDTVPNFTQDSSEGTIDFYDWAGDSWVVLFSHPADYTPVCTTELGQVAKIKPEFDKRNVKVIALSVDNAESHKGWISDINETQSTTVNYPILADGDKKVSELYDMIHPNSSTGNTLTVRSVFIIDNNKKLRLTFTYPASTGRNFDELLRVIDSLQLTDNYSVATPANWQDGGDCVVVPSIPTEQAREKFPKGLTEVKPYLRMTPQPNK
- a CDS encoding peptidylprolyl isomerase translates to MDTNAFLTIDDTSLSLRDCLRYLQTSGKLQGFIGDILRQHVLETEIKTREDLDINPAVIEQAVVDFRLQQQLTDPKVFQEWLNRNGLDYTTFHQQIATNFKNEKLKIVATEPRLQEYFIERKVFLDRVVLSRIIVESKEVADELKLQISEGESFEALAKEHSIADDRIANGMMGPVSRGTMPDTVRAVIDSANPGDVVGPIELEDRWALFRVEEVLPATLDNSQLKQMLTTELFDRWIAEKIQKMTVKLQVND
- a CDS encoding NB-ARC domain-containing protein, with amino-acid sequence MVGLRASETGKQQIRQVIEARNWNMTDERALMAASQRLGSSRGDYAKGVSETTWKRFVYASRRIHRRTFQVYCEVLELDWKTIAEVPDPKASRDDLSLMPLLQNFYGRSDELKHLTALLLKYQFVILYGAVGIGKTSIAVKLVEQVQPLFDRRIWVQFDHRLPIEQLLLNLLHTLSETPRSFPQDLTRLTQILRQDLANSKLLIVLDEVNPDQGDRVNYQHLIRTLQDLGQTHHQSCILVTTRERPPDFTALMREQAVSQVLIGLDSESGCKIIEDGRLRFEPEIGQKLVDRYSGNPLALKLVCPIVRDLFQGQVHKFLEHSDIYVSELMQQALIQQIQTLTEFERTILRLLAQSEPLSQRELQDELQGQGSLIEGLDRLGRRSLIEKVIEGHDVLYTLQPMILEVVRRHLKMTQSHDRLR
- a CDS encoding glutathione S-transferase family protein, whose amino-acid sequence is MPPKLIIQLGRFIWTTLWRIMMSKLAPRDASGAYIRPESQFRDRIGSQTYPAASGRYKLFVGMSCPWAHRTLVTRALKGLENTIEKSIVSPSPENGGWILDQPEFGCTTLAELYRLAKPEYKERSTVPVLWDCETNTIVNNESSEIIVMLNREFNEFAAHPELDLYPDLLRDEIDRWNLKTYNSVNNGVYRCGFAQTQAAYESACNELFSMLDTIDKTLENNRYLCGDTLTLADIRLFTTLFRFDAAYYGIFKCSRRRIQDYENLGAYVRDIYQLPGVADTCDLQAVKRDYYGNLFPLNPGGIIPIDSDSQNLLAPHNRDKIYA
- a CDS encoding polysaccharide deacetylase family protein; amino-acid sequence: MNSTSISPMRWHLKKLARRLMILSSLVLNPFGNARRSQIRVLTYHRFGDQPRDPFCVTPEDFEAQMAWLARHKRAVSMEQVERFLRGEIDLPAGSVLVTIDDGYQSVHDLALPILKKYKIPAVVFVTVSAIDHHEDPEPHLTWNEVKTLASHLTVASHGWTHRSLGKISLEEMRLEVTRSRRMLEEKLRIPVTAFAYPFGTMADFNATTATVLQESQYQFAFTSQHGAIAERESPLNRFYLPRIKVEGGEGLWMFRLLVGGGLDHWRLIDQTLWKLQQSPGRVQG
- a CDS encoding DUF99 family protein translates to MELEALLEQHRLIRAIGFDDAPFIRKAGKPVSIAGIVCAGTRFEGMLWGQIEPDGWDATETIANMLLNSKFLPQAHIVLLDGISLGGFNVVDLPALSDAIERPCVSVMRRYPNLEKVEFALRRLPEPERRLALIAKAGEIYQSPPFVFQVQGATPETTARVLARLTDRGHVPEALRLAHLIASAVMNGESGRQA
- a CDS encoding alpha/beta fold hydrolase, whose translation is MNRFSLKVWIDGSGYPIVCLHGHPGSGRSMGVFTQHLSKRFQTVAPDLRGYGQSKTRENFVMLDHLDDLQGVLDSYGIDRALILGWSLGGIVALELAARFPEKVSGLILIGTSARPWGDHPKISVQDNLYTGIAALLNIIKPGWKWNIETFGKRSLFRHLIQQHTPETYRYIASDAVYAFLNTSPAANRALTAALRQGAYRVQDLEKITCPVLMLAGEHDRHINASSSVHTAEQLTNCECKVYPKTAHLLPWEIPNQMLADVDEWLDRHPEAWH
- a CDS encoding MarR family winged helix-turn-helix transcriptional regulator, whose product is MLSSQTEQIPAHLKRLLAPHGIGYRIKLLSQLLGRRFQERLEPHKLTPFHWVVLCCLWQEDGQATSSIGDRLQQVGGTLTGVLDRMCDRGLIRRERDTQDRRIWRIWLTDSGRQLEDILPPIAVEVREAALSGIPYSEREQFSDVVDRIIANFANTDPVHSPDGWQALLAPHNLGYRIKIIAQLGTRRFQERLDPFELTPFHWVVLCCLWQEDGQATSGIGEKLQQVGGTLTGVLDRMCERGLIRRERDTHDRRIWRIWLTEEGERMKTTLPPVALSLAEVMMTGISTEEQAALSDWVNRAIANLTAV
- the sixA gene encoding phosphohistidine phosphatase SixA, which encodes MKLYIIRHGLAGQHGDYGNDDERPLTSEGKRKTEQIAKRLQALGLKFDLILTSPLTRAKQTAEILKAAHLSDALEVEGYLAPGGDIQTWLAWFESWRTPEKSLALVGHEPDLSSWAETLIWGEVRDRLILKKAGAIGLEVPDTGIIVANSQLFWLTPPRFLL